The Paenibacillus uliginis N3/975 genome has a window encoding:
- the wecB gene encoding non-hydrolyzing UDP-N-acetylglucosamine 2-epimerase codes for MNKKKIMVTFGTRPEATKMCPVVQELKRYPEWFETKVVVTGQHREQLHQSLTYFDIQPDVDLALMKDNQTLASFTSSAISGLDQIVAEDRPDLILIHGDTQTALCGGLVAFFNKIPVGHVEAGLRSHNKYSPWPEEANRQIVDVVTDLFFVPTLIGKDNLLREGYCSDRALLSGVY; via the coding sequence TTGAACAAAAAGAAAATTATGGTCACTTTTGGTACAAGACCAGAAGCAACGAAAATGTGTCCTGTAGTTCAGGAGCTAAAAAGGTATCCGGAATGGTTTGAAACAAAAGTAGTCGTGACAGGGCAGCATCGAGAGCAGCTACATCAATCTCTAACGTATTTTGACATCCAACCGGATGTGGATTTAGCTCTGATGAAAGATAACCAAACATTAGCATCTTTCACTTCATCTGCAATATCCGGTCTTGATCAGATTGTAGCAGAGGATAGGCCAGACTTAATATTAATACATGGGGATACTCAAACAGCATTATGTGGAGGGTTGGTAGCTTTTTTTAATAAGATACCGGTTGGACATGTTGAAGCTGGATTGCGATCTCATAATAAATATTCACCATGGCCTGAAGAGGCAAATCGACAGATCGTTGATGTCGTTACCGATTTATTTTTTGTACCTACATTAATAGGTAAAGATAATTTGTTGCGGGAAGGGTATTGTAGTGACCGAGCACTTCTGTCCGGTGTTTATTGA
- a CDS encoding DUF5054 domain-containing protein: MTKKGVIIEMKKIYVVNKTHFDIGFTDLAENVLHKYCHDYIQNAITLAEDLRKEGKDFVWTTGSFIIEYYFKNMDEEACKKLDDAIKKGYIRWHAIPCTFESETMTPQTLHYMTSISKKLDARYGYKTTSAKMTDVPGHTIGIVDELYRQGIKFLHIGVNGSSSIPEVPDTFLWKNGESEIIVSYSDDYGGVIGIDCMDNKLAFMHTHDNSGPGTKEKINVFLSKMANEYPDYELEMTSMDQFANEIWEVRDQLPVISEEIGDTWIHGMMSDPKIIRDYRILTNYMSDNKIENDDANFYSMLVPEHTWGMDIKRYFSDYMNYEKKDFQRARSLDQITDLDLTYAYGIVKDATVSEMQFTYNEWTDRSYKFYESSWKEQRKNVDRAIACLEPKDQNNIKKLIEVPYHIFENQGIECGLEELISVNGYQVMFASDGSINHLEKDGTLYFDQDNKLGVLSYTIAGQNDYDNLRYNYLRELQHNWWAIDFLKPGMEIQKRIQLNENFTPHVVKLVKENDSIIATLKYSQRAVEEYGAPRVVKVKYQFEDKVEIALLLKDKDAIRYPEIYSFDITPRLNSPYLTKIRKIDTVISPFEVVGHGNKLQHMIEELIYDGSDKKINIKPIDAPLLGIGTNNNLSYNNKYHQDNNKFTFTLLNTTWGTNFTMWYEEDIFARFELVLG, encoded by the coding sequence ATGACTAAGAAAGGCGTGATTATAGAAATGAAAAAAATCTATGTGGTAAACAAAACTCATTTTGACATTGGATTTACCGATTTAGCAGAAAATGTCTTGCACAAGTATTGCCATGATTACATTCAAAACGCAATCACTTTAGCTGAAGACTTAAGAAAAGAGGGCAAAGACTTTGTTTGGACAACAGGTAGCTTTATTATTGAATATTACTTCAAAAACATGGATGAAGAAGCTTGTAAAAAGCTAGACGACGCCATAAAGAAAGGTTACATTCGCTGGCACGCAATCCCGTGTACGTTTGAATCTGAAACTATGACACCTCAAACTTTACATTACATGACTTCAATCTCAAAGAAGTTAGATGCTCGTTATGGATATAAAACAACAAGCGCAAAGATGACTGACGTCCCAGGACATACTATCGGGATTGTTGATGAGTTATATCGTCAAGGAATTAAATTCCTACACATTGGTGTAAATGGTTCGAGCTCAATTCCAGAAGTTCCAGATACATTTCTATGGAAGAATGGCGAAAGTGAGATAATTGTCTCTTATTCAGACGACTATGGTGGCGTAATCGGAATTGATTGCATGGATAACAAGCTGGCTTTTATGCATACTCATGATAATAGTGGTCCAGGAACAAAAGAGAAAATTAACGTCTTTTTGTCAAAAATGGCGAATGAGTATCCAGACTATGAGCTTGAAATGACTTCAATGGATCAGTTTGCAAATGAAATTTGGGAAGTACGTGACCAACTGCCAGTTATTTCAGAGGAGATTGGGGACACATGGATTCACGGAATGATGTCTGATCCGAAAATCATTCGTGATTATCGGATTTTAACTAATTACATGTCTGATAACAAAATAGAAAATGATGATGCTAATTTCTATTCGATGTTAGTTCCAGAGCATACTTGGGGAATGGATATCAAACGCTATTTCAGTGACTATATGAATTATGAAAAGAAAGACTTCCAACGAGCGCGTAGTTTAGACCAAATTACCGATCTTGATTTAACCTACGCTTATGGAATTGTTAAAGATGCAACTGTTAGCGAAATGCAATTCACTTATAATGAGTGGACTGATCGTTCGTACAAATTTTATGAGTCTTCATGGAAAGAACAACGCAAGAACGTTGATCGTGCAATAGCTTGTTTGGAGCCTAAAGATCAAAATAACATTAAAAAACTTATCGAAGTTCCATATCATATCTTTGAAAACCAAGGTATTGAATGTGGTTTGGAAGAATTGATTTCGGTAAACGGATATCAAGTTATGTTTGCTAGCGATGGTTCAATTAACCACTTAGAAAAGGATGGAACACTTTACTTTGATCAGGACAATAAACTCGGGGTTCTGAGCTATACAATTGCTGGGCAAAATGACTATGATAACCTACGTTACAACTATTTGCGTGAATTACAACATAATTGGTGGGCAATTGACTTCTTAAAGCCAGGAATGGAAATTCAAAAACGCATTCAATTGAATGAAAATTTCACACCACATGTTGTGAAATTAGTTAAGGAAAATGATTCGATTATTGCAACTTTAAAGTATAGCCAAAGAGCTGTGGAGGAGTATGGTGCTCCAAGAGTTGTAAAGGTTAAATATCAATTTGAAGATAAAGTTGAAATTGCACTTTTATTAAAGGATAAAGATGCAATTCGTTATCCAGAAATTTATTCTTTTGACATTACACCACGTTTGAATTCGCCGTACTTAACTAAGATTCGTAAAATAGATACCGTTATTTCACCTTTTGAAGTGGTAGGTCACGGAAATAAGTTGCAACATATGATTGAAGAGTTAATTTACGATGGTAGCGATAAAAAAATCAATATAAAACCTATTGATGCCCCTCTTTTGGGAATCGGAACAAATAATAATCTAAGTTATAACAACAAATACCATCAAGACAACAATAAATTTACGTTTACACTATTGAATACAACATGGGGAACTAATTTCACGATGTGGTATGAAGAAGATATTTTCGCTCGTTTTGAATTAGTGTTGGGATAA